A genomic region of Deinococcus humi contains the following coding sequences:
- a CDS encoding metal-sensitive transcriptional regulator, giving the protein MPEDARKRARRRLSIARGHLDSIVRMLDDPEVYCVDVLRQIKAVQGALSGAGDVVLRGHLESHVATSAGRGDSLEMVEEVMEALRYR; this is encoded by the coding sequence ATGCCGGAGGACGCCCGCAAACGCGCCCGCCGCCGGCTGAGCATTGCACGTGGACATCTCGACAGCATTGTGCGGATGCTGGACGATCCAGAGGTGTACTGCGTGGATGTGCTGCGGCAGATCAAGGCTGTGCAAGGGGCGTTGAGCGGCGCAGGTGACGTGGTGCTGCGCGGCCATCTGGAGTCACATGTGGCAACGTCCGCTGGGCGTGGTGACAGTCTGGAAATGGTGGAAGAGGTGATGGAGGCATTGCGGTACCGTTGA
- a CDS encoding ABC-F family ATP-binding cassette domain-containing protein, with product MSTLIVAENLTVFYAERAVLHDVSLSVSSGERVALLGRNGAGKTTLLRVLTAELLPEEGTIWRAADLRVGVLAQHHTHPAGKTVRALVDAAHPYRELEAELLALEADLGDPATLAAWTALNARLEDSEAHAWPSRMARILSVLDLTRFLNREAATLSGGERTRLALALALAGEPDLLLLDEPTNHLDIRMREWLEGWLRTFQGGVVLTSHDRDFLDAVADSSVGRSLWLEAGEATPYPGGYTRAKAQRELERRTQERAAKLSQQEQRRLVGSAENLDRWGRRSRGVKSRVERLPSTEAPLPERQLRMRLLAGSARAPLVAWGEHLAKTYDGHNVFSGVAFKLRQGDRVAFMGANGTGKTTLMRLLSGEEQPDPMAALDEPAPVLRVANGVTVASLDQTWHGLLPGDPLRAQFDRRFGQQAAALLGRAGFTEADWAKTPRQLSGGERARAGLALVSALRADLLLLDEPTNHLDIEALDALEAAVHAYGGAVVIVTHDRRFAREVANRLWVIEDGQLREVTGWGSRQYTDPARHLQGDPPPPPPRPTARQRLVHIENQLMEVRRALDSTPGGLSGRDEGRLRAQAHQLQQHLYSLYAEAFSAPQYDIQVREPPLIVRAQRLGLGEPQSSGGGMFWAARDETCPHLAWDGHTLRWSAVPPEWYGSALLGAALRILFEHWNVGRVQLGEDGPTLTRRVYFERLGLLPTAASSGAAPSR from the coding sequence GTGTCCACGCTGATCGTCGCCGAAAACCTGACCGTGTTCTATGCGGAACGGGCGGTGCTGCACGATGTGTCGCTGAGTGTCTCAAGCGGTGAACGCGTGGCGCTGCTGGGCCGTAATGGGGCGGGCAAGACCACGCTGTTGCGCGTGCTGACAGCTGAGCTGTTGCCCGAGGAGGGGACGATCTGGCGCGCGGCAGACCTGCGTGTCGGCGTGCTGGCGCAGCACCACACGCACCCGGCGGGGAAGACGGTGCGCGCCCTGGTGGACGCCGCGCACCCCTACCGCGAACTGGAAGCCGAGTTGCTGGCCCTGGAGGCCGATCTGGGTGATCCGGCGACGCTGGCGGCCTGGACCGCGCTGAACGCCCGTCTGGAGGACAGCGAGGCACATGCCTGGCCCTCGCGGATGGCCCGCATATTGAGCGTGCTGGACCTGACCCGCTTCCTGAACCGCGAGGCCGCCACGCTGTCCGGTGGCGAGCGTACCCGACTGGCCCTGGCCCTGGCCTTGGCCGGCGAACCGGACCTGCTGCTGCTGGACGAGCCCACCAACCACCTGGATATCCGCATGCGCGAGTGGCTGGAGGGCTGGTTGCGGACCTTCCAGGGCGGCGTGGTGTTGACCAGCCATGACCGCGACTTCCTGGACGCGGTGGCCGATTCCTCCGTTGGGCGCAGCCTGTGGCTGGAGGCGGGCGAGGCCACCCCGTATCCCGGCGGCTACACGCGGGCGAAGGCGCAGCGTGAGCTGGAACGGCGCACCCAGGAACGCGCTGCGAAACTTTCCCAGCAAGAGCAACGCCGTCTGGTGGGCAGTGCGGAAAACCTGGACCGCTGGGGCCGCCGCTCACGCGGGGTCAAATCCCGCGTCGAGCGCCTGCCCAGCACGGAGGCCCCGCTGCCCGAACGCCAGCTCCGAATGCGGCTGCTGGCCGGAAGTGCCCGCGCCCCGCTGGTGGCCTGGGGGGAACACCTCGCCAAGACTTACGACGGACACAATGTGTTCTCTGGCGTGGCTTTTAAGCTGCGTCAGGGAGACCGCGTGGCATTCATGGGCGCGAACGGCACGGGCAAGACCACCCTGATGCGCCTGCTGTCAGGCGAGGAGCAGCCAGACCCGATGGCCGCCCTGGATGAGCCCGCCCCTGTGCTGCGGGTGGCAAATGGCGTCACTGTCGCGAGCCTGGACCAGACCTGGCATGGCCTGCTGCCCGGCGACCCGCTGCGTGCCCAGTTCGATCGCCGTTTCGGCCAACAGGCGGCTGCCCTGCTGGGCCGCGCAGGGTTCACGGAAGCCGACTGGGCCAAGACGCCTCGCCAACTGTCGGGCGGCGAGCGGGCGCGGGCAGGGCTTGCCCTGGTCAGTGCCCTGCGCGCCGATCTACTGCTGCTCGACGAGCCGACCAATCACCTGGATATTGAGGCGCTGGACGCGCTGGAAGCTGCCGTCCACGCCTACGGCGGCGCAGTGGTGATCGTGACCCACGACCGCCGCTTCGCCCGCGAGGTCGCCAACCGCCTGTGGGTTATCGAGGACGGGCAGCTGCGCGAGGTCACCGGCTGGGGCAGCCGCCAGTACACGGACCCGGCGCGGCACCTCCAGGGCGATCCCCCGCCGCCACCGCCGCGTCCCACGGCCCGGCAACGGCTGGTCCACATCGAGAATCAGCTGATGGAGGTTCGCCGGGCGCTCGATTCCACCCCCGGCGGCCTCAGTGGGCGCGATGAAGGGCGGCTGCGGGCGCAGGCGCACCAGCTTCAGCAGCACCTCTACAGCCTGTACGCCGAGGCATTCTCAGCCCCGCAGTACGACATCCAGGTCCGTGAGCCGCCGCTGATTGTCCGTGCCCAGCGGCTGGGGCTGGGTGAGCCTCAGTCGAGCGGGGGCGGCATGTTCTGGGCCGCCCGCGATGAGACTTGCCCGCATCTGGCGTGGGACGGTCACACCCTGCGCTGGAGCGCCGTGCCCCCTGAATGGTACGGGTCGGCCTTGCTGGGCGCGGCCCTCAGGATTCTCTTTGAGCACTGGAACGTGGGCCGGGTCCAACTGGGTGAGGATGGCCCTACTCTGACCCGCCGGGTGTATTTCGAGCGGCTGGGGCTGCTCCCCACGGCGGCGTCTTCAGGGGCAGCCCCCTCTCGGTAA
- a CDS encoding CopZ family metallochaperone, which translates to MTTELKVDGMTCGHCVKAVEKALKGVTGVHDVQVDLDAGKATVHGDADTGAMISAVAEEGYAAQVAG; encoded by the coding sequence ATGACCACTGAACTGAAAGTTGACGGAATGACCTGCGGCCACTGTGTTAAAGCGGTGGAAAAGGCCCTGAAAGGGGTGACGGGCGTGCATGACGTGCAGGTGGATCTGGACGCGGGCAAGGCCACCGTTCACGGCGACGCCGACACCGGGGCCATGATCAGTGCCGTGGCTGAGGAGGGCTACGCCGCGCAGGTGGCCGGTTGA